In the genome of Paenibacillus sp. FSL R5-0766, one region contains:
- the pdxS gene encoding pyridoxal 5'-phosphate synthase lyase subunit PdxS, with protein MMQTGTDRVKRGMAEMQKGGVIMDVMNAEQAKIAEAAGATAVMALERVPSDIRAAGGVARMADPTIVEEVMKVVSIPVMAKARIGHYIEAKVLESLGVDYLDESEVLTPADEVFHIDKHEFTVPFVCGAKDLGEALRRIGEGASMIRTKGEPGTGNIVEAVRHMRLINSQLRKVQNMSKDELYAEAKNLGVAYELLREVHENGKLPVVNFAAGGVATPADAALMMHLGADGVFVGSGIFKSDSPEKFARAIVEATTHYTDYKLIAEVSKNLGAPMKGIEISKLAPEERMSNRGW; from the coding sequence ATCATGCAAACAGGTACAGATCGTGTAAAAAGAGGAATGGCTGAAATGCAAAAAGGTGGCGTCATCATGGACGTTATGAATGCAGAGCAAGCTAAAATCGCTGAGGCGGCAGGGGCAACAGCTGTTATGGCTCTTGAACGGGTACCTTCCGATATTCGCGCAGCTGGCGGTGTAGCTCGTATGGCAGATCCAACCATCGTTGAAGAGGTTATGAAGGTTGTATCTATCCCAGTTATGGCCAAAGCACGTATCGGTCATTACATAGAAGCCAAAGTGCTTGAATCCCTAGGTGTGGACTATCTCGATGAAAGTGAAGTTCTTACTCCAGCAGACGAAGTGTTCCATATCGATAAACATGAGTTTACTGTACCATTTGTATGTGGAGCCAAAGATTTGGGAGAAGCTCTTCGCCGTATTGGTGAGGGTGCATCGATGATTCGTACAAAAGGTGAGCCTGGAACGGGCAACATTGTTGAGGCAGTTCGTCATATGCGTCTAATTAACAGCCAGCTCCGTAAAGTGCAAAACATGTCCAAAGACGAGCTGTACGCTGAAGCAAAAAATCTAGGTGTAGCTTATGAGTTGCTGCGCGAAGTTCATGAAAACGGAAAACTTCCTGTCGTTAACTTTGCAGCAGGCGGTGTAGCTACTCCGGCGGACGCAGCATTAATGATGCACCTGGGAGCAGACGGTGTGTTTGTAGGATCAGGTATCTTCAAATCCGATAGCCCTGAGAAATTCGCTCGTGCAATCGTTGAAGCTACAACACATTACACCGATTACAAACTGATTGCTGAAGTATCCAAAAACTTGGGCGCCCCGATGAAAGGGATCGAAATTTCTAAATTGGCTCCAGAAGAGCGCATGTCCAACCGCGGTTGGTAA
- a CDS encoding helix-turn-helix domain-containing protein: MQTIRYLYEFIQHQDDLPMKLFVNSVKHIDFHWHKEVEVVYVLHGSIIMYLDQQQYTLHEDDVIVVNSMSVHKIERTNQDNVLLTLQFGPELMNNNAFISCNSAMNVEQNAPRLQSIKQYLAQMVWEINKKTPGYQNFTMGRLQMLCGCLQRYFSSGTNSALEDGSRDYDYKRLNRVLTYIDLHYNEKITLQDMADSEHLSLHYFSHFFTDKIGIPFQKYLTLIRLEKAQAQLAANDKNISEIALDCGFANVKLFNKYFKEKYGCTPGSYREASRTPELHQLNVNRKPKTYEESSSGDYYEMETLNAIGLLYRYLDVKVDADQDTLPIPSVHLSDQTYIEIRADQTSSVYEKHWNMTMTAGRAIEGLREDWRKQLSALKGKVPFQYIRFHGIFNDEMMVYSENEKGIPLYNWSYVDKLYDFLLDQGVRPFVELSFMPSQLARSKETLFWWRGNISPPSDPAKWQTLVGEFVRHCLNRYGAEEVRQWYFEVWNEPDLAGVCWAGSKEEYFAFYESTVHAIKSILPELTVGGPAMGYGSLWNDTWAEEFLSYCRKREVALDFFSFHIYSEYPKLKVEDDRLTQIMPPSFYKESIELMRQKMNTSSYGHVELHVTEWNFSLYDRNLLHDTMFMAPFVIYHTMNTLGDVKAMAFWSFTDVFEESIVPASPFYGGFGLINRDGLKKPSYYAFELMQKLGDELMVKGDGYVGTRKRDGSMQFLFYHYVHVDQLFASGDWSELSSSTRYDVFEEKGSKTYELTLSNLEGPYKCTTYQLDREHGSVFDEWTRMGSPYSLTEEEIAYLNGRSGPVMGTEMVRDESWRREILLPPHGVMLLILDRQY; the protein is encoded by the coding sequence GTGCAGACAATTCGCTATCTATATGAGTTTATTCAACATCAGGACGATCTGCCTATGAAACTCTTCGTGAACTCGGTAAAACATATTGATTTTCATTGGCACAAGGAAGTGGAAGTTGTATATGTTCTCCACGGTTCAATCATCATGTATCTGGACCAGCAGCAATATACACTGCATGAAGATGATGTGATCGTGGTTAACAGTATGTCCGTCCACAAGATCGAACGAACCAATCAGGACAATGTGTTATTAACATTGCAGTTCGGTCCCGAGTTGATGAACAATAATGCATTTATCTCCTGTAACTCTGCTATGAATGTGGAACAAAACGCTCCTCGCCTGCAAAGTATTAAACAATATCTTGCGCAGATGGTATGGGAGATCAACAAAAAAACGCCGGGTTATCAAAATTTCACAATGGGCAGATTACAGATGTTATGCGGATGCCTGCAGAGGTATTTTTCCAGTGGTACGAATTCCGCATTGGAAGACGGTAGCAGGGATTATGACTATAAAAGACTGAACAGGGTCCTCACATATATTGATTTACACTACAATGAGAAGATTACACTGCAGGATATGGCGGATTCCGAACATTTAAGTTTGCATTATTTCTCCCATTTCTTCACCGACAAAATCGGGATACCTTTTCAAAAGTATTTGACGCTCATTCGCTTGGAGAAGGCTCAGGCTCAGCTGGCAGCCAACGATAAAAATATTTCGGAGATCGCGCTGGATTGCGGATTTGCCAATGTGAAGCTGTTTAACAAATATTTCAAGGAAAAGTACGGCTGTACGCCTGGTTCCTATCGGGAAGCTTCGCGTACACCGGAACTCCATCAGTTGAATGTAAACCGCAAACCCAAAACATATGAGGAATCTTCAAGCGGAGATTATTACGAGATGGAAACGTTGAATGCGATTGGTTTACTGTATCGATATCTGGATGTTAAGGTTGACGCTGATCAAGACACGCTTCCTATACCGTCTGTACATCTGTCAGACCAAACTTATATTGAAATTCGTGCGGATCAGACGTCGTCTGTCTATGAAAAGCACTGGAATATGACCATGACGGCAGGTAGAGCCATTGAAGGTTTGCGTGAAGATTGGCGGAAGCAGCTCTCCGCGCTGAAAGGAAAAGTGCCTTTTCAATATATTCGATTTCATGGCATCTTCAATGACGAGATGATGGTGTACAGCGAGAACGAAAAGGGCATCCCCCTCTATAATTGGTCTTATGTGGACAAATTATATGATTTCCTGCTGGATCAGGGCGTTCGGCCATTTGTGGAATTAAGTTTTATGCCGAGCCAACTGGCGAGATCGAAAGAAACGCTGTTTTGGTGGAGGGGGAATATTAGCCCGCCATCCGACCCTGCCAAGTGGCAGACGCTTGTTGGTGAATTTGTTCGCCATTGTTTGAATCGTTATGGTGCGGAAGAAGTGAGGCAGTGGTATTTCGAAGTATGGAACGAGCCCGACCTGGCGGGTGTTTGTTGGGCAGGAAGCAAGGAAGAATACTTTGCGTTTTACGAATCGACCGTTCATGCCATCAAATCGATTTTGCCGGAACTGACGGTGGGGGGCCCAGCTATGGGTTACGGATCTCTCTGGAATGATACCTGGGCTGAGGAATTTTTGTCCTATTGCCGCAAGCGTGAAGTGGCTCTCGACTTTTTCTCGTTTCATATCTATTCGGAGTATCCCAAGCTAAAAGTTGAAGACGATCGTTTAACCCAGATCATGCCGCCTTCTTTTTATAAAGAAAGTATTGAGCTTATGCGGCAAAAAATGAATACGTCATCTTACGGTCATGTTGAACTTCATGTCACCGAGTGGAACTTTTCGCTGTATGACCGGAACTTGCTGCACGATACCATGTTTATGGCTCCGTTTGTCATTTACCACACCATGAACACACTCGGTGACGTGAAAGCGATGGCTTTCTGGTCCTTTACCGATGTATTCGAAGAAAGTATCGTTCCCGCTTCTCCTTTCTACGGAGGTTTTGGCCTGATTAACCGCGATGGGCTGAAGAAACCCAGCTATTATGCATTTGAGCTTATGCAAAAGCTTGGGGATGAGCTGATGGTCAAGGGGGACGGTTATGTCGGAACCCGAAAAAGGGACGGAAGCATGCAGTTTTTGTTCTATCACTATGTTCACGTAGACCAGCTGTTTGCAAGTGGAGATTGGTCGGAATTATCCAGCTCAACCCGCTATGACGTATTTGAGGAAAAAGGCAGCAAAACTTATGAACTTACCCTGAGCAATCTCGAGGGACCTTATAAATGCACCACTTATCAACTGGATCGGGAGCATGGCTCGGTATTTGATGAGTGGACCCGCATGGGATCGCCCTATTCCTTGACGGAAGAAGAAATTGCCTATCTAAACGGCAGGAGTGGACCCGTGATGGGGACAGAGATGGTAAGAGATGAAAGTTGGCGCAGAGAGATTTTGCTTCCACCGCATGGGGTAATGCTGCTCATTTTGGATAGACAATATTAA
- a CDS encoding PTS transporter subunit EIIC, whose amino-acid sequence MKRFMKWMTDSFAPRLEAFTNNIWVSSIQEAIMVAIPMIFIGSIITLISILQDFIPGMPDLTPITTFSFGLLGLFIAFLTPYVVMEKRERHKIKLLAGMTGISLFVMLLNPTVNEDGTIQFILERFGPSGMITALLVGVFVALVMIMCNKFSFFKKGSSLPEFIMDWFDFLVPIALVLTTGWLLVYQLHFDIFGLIVNVFEPINAVGQSLTGFLLFNFIGVVLYSFGVSPWVMTPIWYAIWIPAIEENAALVAAGQDPVNINTFETFFSGWLGIGGMGATLPLVVWFLMARSKKLKSVGKATIIPSLFNINEPVVYGAPIAFNPLLMVPMWINSLITPVIVYLALDWGWVRIPSQIFQLWYTPIGLSTYIMSGLNGLILLAVVLVIVFIVWFPFFKLYDAQELKKEQEQN is encoded by the coding sequence ATGAAGCGTTTCATGAAATGGATGACAGATTCGTTTGCGCCAAGATTGGAGGCGTTTACGAACAATATTTGGGTTTCTTCGATTCAAGAAGCCATCATGGTCGCCATTCCGATGATTTTCATCGGTTCGATTATTACATTGATTTCGATTTTGCAGGATTTCATTCCGGGAATGCCGGACCTGACACCTATCACGACATTCAGTTTCGGTTTGCTCGGGTTGTTTATTGCTTTTCTGACGCCTTATGTTGTGATGGAAAAAAGAGAACGACATAAAATCAAGTTGCTGGCGGGAATGACGGGGATATCTCTGTTCGTTATGCTGCTTAACCCGACGGTAAACGAAGACGGTACCATTCAGTTCATCCTTGAACGATTTGGACCCTCGGGTATGATTACAGCACTCCTGGTAGGTGTATTTGTCGCTCTTGTAATGATCATGTGCAACAAATTTTCGTTCTTCAAAAAGGGGTCTTCACTTCCCGAATTCATTATGGACTGGTTCGATTTTCTCGTCCCGATCGCCCTGGTATTAACAACAGGATGGTTGCTTGTATATCAGCTTCATTTTGATATTTTTGGACTGATCGTAAACGTATTTGAGCCGATCAATGCCGTAGGGCAAAGTTTAACCGGATTTTTATTGTTCAATTTCATTGGTGTTGTACTGTATTCTTTCGGCGTAAGCCCGTGGGTCATGACACCGATCTGGTACGCGATCTGGATACCTGCAATCGAAGAAAATGCAGCTCTTGTGGCAGCAGGACAAGATCCAGTCAATATCAACACATTTGAAACCTTTTTCTCCGGATGGCTGGGTATTGGCGGTATGGGTGCGACCTTGCCGTTAGTTGTTTGGTTCCTGATGGCACGTTCGAAAAAACTGAAATCTGTCGGCAAGGCGACTATTATCCCGTCCCTGTTCAACATCAATGAACCCGTCGTGTACGGAGCACCGATCGCCTTTAATCCATTACTCATGGTACCGATGTGGATTAACTCACTTATCACGCCGGTGATTGTGTACTTGGCTCTCGACTGGGGTTGGGTGCGAATTCCGAGCCAGATCTTCCAGTTATGGTACACACCGATCGGCCTGTCCACTTACATTATGTCCGGACTCAATGGGCTTATCTTGCTGGCGGTCGTCCTGGTGATTGTATTTATTGTCTGGTTTCCGTTTTTTAAACTGTATGATGCACAGGAACTGAAGAAAGAACAAGAACAAAATTGA
- a CDS encoding glycoside hydrolase family 3 C-terminal domain-containing protein has translation MDKSINELLSALTLAEKASLCAGLNMWMTKGIERLNIPPVHMYDGTNGIRKTNSDEEMGITTENVPATCYPTGSAIGSSWNTELLYEVGVALGRESKTMDIELLLGPGVNMKRTPLGGRNFEYYSEDPYLTGELGAAFINGIQSEGVGASVKHFAGNNQEFEKMVTSSEIDERTLREIYLSAFERIIKKSDPWTVMCSYNLLNGTYTSENEHLLHDILREEWGYEGVVLSDWTAVNDRIRGLKAGLDLEMPGPANYNAKAIIEAVQNGSLSEEQLDRSVGRILKLVERVTGKKNMDSSPDSDYHALARKAAAESIVLLKNENAILPLVQGSISSIAVIGRFAKKPRIQGAGSAKVTPTNVDIPWDEIKNLAGDAMTLNYAEGYPEDDSINDELIKESVSLAMNSDVAVLFVGQPEYAESEMHDLQGIDLPEHQVKLVLAVAAVQPKCIVVTSSGSALAMRPWVQHVPGVIHSWLSGQGMGKVIADVLFGQTNPSGKLSETFPVKLSDNPSHMRIRGENGKLYYREGLFVGYRYYDRKELAPQFPFGHGLSYTSFSYTDLEVSQTHTGVTVSFQLKNSGKRKGKEVVQLYVHDEECTWTRPEKELKAFAKVELEPGEKRKITFELEERDFSYYNTKYNRWVAETGFFQISLGSSSKDIRITERLHCDFGKEEITFHKFSLLSEWMSDPAAKKELEHCLNEMNEHVTDKVYLNEEFVGFWADFPMIKVFQMFGQQWMNERSPDEIINELIAKVNQARNE, from the coding sequence ATGGATAAATCAATCAATGAATTGTTGTCGGCATTGACGCTGGCCGAGAAAGCTTCACTCTGCGCAGGATTGAATATGTGGATGACAAAAGGAATCGAGCGATTAAACATTCCGCCAGTTCATATGTACGATGGCACAAACGGCATCCGTAAAACAAACAGCGATGAAGAAATGGGGATTACAACGGAAAATGTACCCGCAACCTGTTACCCTACGGGTTCAGCCATCGGTTCTTCGTGGAATACGGAATTGTTATATGAAGTTGGTGTGGCACTGGGACGTGAATCAAAAACCATGGATATTGAGCTGCTGCTTGGACCGGGTGTCAATATGAAAAGAACGCCGCTTGGCGGAAGAAACTTCGAATACTACTCGGAAGACCCATACTTGACGGGGGAACTTGGGGCGGCGTTTATAAACGGGATCCAAAGCGAAGGCGTGGGCGCTTCTGTCAAACACTTTGCAGGAAATAACCAGGAGTTTGAAAAGATGGTAACCAGTTCGGAAATCGACGAGCGAACGCTTCGCGAGATTTACCTGAGCGCCTTTGAACGAATTATTAAGAAATCCGACCCTTGGACGGTGATGTGTTCTTATAATTTATTGAATGGAACGTATACAAGTGAGAACGAACATTTGCTGCATGACATTTTGAGAGAAGAGTGGGGTTATGAAGGTGTTGTTCTATCCGACTGGACAGCTGTTAATGATCGCATACGCGGTCTGAAGGCTGGGCTTGATCTGGAGATGCCGGGTCCCGCCAATTACAATGCCAAAGCGATCATTGAAGCGGTTCAGAACGGAAGCCTTTCCGAAGAACAGTTGGATCGCAGCGTGGGACGGATTTTGAAGCTTGTTGAGCGGGTAACGGGCAAGAAGAATATGGATTCTTCTCCAGATTCGGACTATCATGCACTCGCACGTAAAGCGGCGGCCGAGAGTATTGTGCTTCTGAAAAATGAGAACGCGATTCTCCCGCTAGTGCAGGGGTCCATTTCGTCGATTGCCGTGATCGGACGGTTTGCCAAAAAACCGAGAATTCAGGGAGCGGGCAGTGCAAAGGTAACGCCTACAAATGTCGATATTCCATGGGACGAGATAAAAAATCTGGCTGGCGATGCCATGACCCTGAATTATGCAGAAGGGTACCCGGAGGATGACTCCATCAATGATGAGCTAATTAAGGAAAGCGTCTCATTAGCGATGAATTCCGATGTTGCTGTATTGTTTGTTGGCCAACCGGAATATGCGGAATCGGAGATGCATGATTTGCAAGGCATTGATCTTCCCGAGCATCAAGTGAAATTGGTTCTTGCGGTAGCCGCAGTTCAACCCAAGTGTATTGTCGTAACGAGCAGTGGCTCCGCACTAGCGATGCGCCCATGGGTGCAGCATGTACCTGGTGTGATTCATTCGTGGTTGTCGGGTCAAGGCATGGGTAAAGTGATTGCAGATGTATTATTCGGACAGACAAATCCTTCGGGTAAACTGTCTGAGACATTCCCTGTCAAACTGTCGGACAACCCTTCACATATGCGAATTCGCGGAGAGAACGGCAAGCTGTATTATCGCGAAGGCCTGTTCGTGGGTTATCGGTATTATGACCGGAAAGAACTGGCACCTCAATTCCCGTTTGGACACGGATTGTCTTACACATCGTTCTCCTATACGGATCTGGAAGTGTCTCAGACCCACACCGGTGTTACGGTCTCCTTCCAATTGAAAAATAGCGGAAAGCGCAAGGGGAAAGAAGTTGTTCAACTGTATGTTCACGATGAAGAGTGCACATGGACCCGTCCAGAGAAAGAATTGAAAGCTTTTGCTAAAGTTGAACTAGAGCCGGGTGAAAAACGCAAGATTACTTTTGAACTGGAAGAGAGAGATTTTTCATACTACAACACCAAGTATAACCGTTGGGTGGCTGAGACCGGGTTTTTCCAAATTTCACTTGGCAGCTCGTCCAAAGATATCCGAATTACGGAACGTCTGCATTGTGACTTTGGTAAGGAAGAAATCACGTTCCACAAATTCAGTCTGCTCAGTGAGTGGATGAGTGATCCTGCAGCGAAAAAGGAATTGGAGCATTGCCTGAATGAAATGAACGAGCACGTTACGGACAAGGTATATCTTAACGAGGAGTTTGTAGGATTCTGGGCAGATTTCCCGATGATCAAAGTATTCCAAATGTTCGGTCAACAATGGATGAATGAACGTTCACCTGATGAAATTATTAATGAACTTATCGCCAAGGTTAACCAGGCACGTAATGAATAG
- a CDS encoding ABC transporter substrate-binding protein, translated as MLVSVKKGMFLCLITAMILVLAACSGNNGGSEDANGSSQQAAESSTTNATTNGEQTDADASAPAETTYPVTVSNYTTENGTWVKKDQTFDKAPERVVANTQGAAELMIRLGLTDKLVGVAALFGSVPEDIADEFKKIPVLAEGYVGKEVTIGASPDLVVGRGGLFEDADWGVGTVSSLNDMGIKTYVQSTSVPDASLDSLYQDITELGEIFNVQANAAAYIETLKARENALSARASAETINYASFSDNGDGTIGIYNGNGDTFIESAMSLINMHNMLINETGTLSLEKLIEINPDAMIISRYAGGIDPEQTIEKLLANKQVQNINAVKNKKIYIIDFNNFWGYGDSIFTGVEGLADDLGL; from the coding sequence ATGTTGGTATCCGTTAAAAAAGGGATGTTTCTTTGTTTGATTACTGCAATGATTCTGGTGCTCGCAGCGTGTTCAGGCAACAATGGTGGCAGCGAAGATGCAAATGGCAGTTCACAGCAAGCTGCGGAGAGCAGCACCACGAATGCAACAACAAATGGGGAACAAACCGACGCTGACGCTTCAGCACCTGCCGAAACAACTTACCCGGTAACCGTTTCAAACTATACAACAGAGAACGGCACATGGGTGAAGAAGGATCAAACGTTTGACAAGGCACCTGAACGAGTAGTTGCCAATACCCAAGGCGCAGCCGAGCTGATGATTCGCCTTGGTTTGACAGACAAACTTGTAGGTGTAGCTGCGTTGTTTGGTAGTGTACCTGAAGATATTGCTGATGAGTTTAAAAAAATTCCTGTGCTTGCTGAAGGCTATGTAGGTAAGGAAGTGACAATAGGTGCTTCGCCTGATCTGGTTGTGGGGCGTGGTGGATTGTTTGAGGATGCGGACTGGGGTGTTGGTACAGTAAGCAGCTTGAATGATATGGGGATTAAAACGTATGTACAAAGCACCAGTGTTCCTGATGCATCGTTAGATAGTCTGTATCAGGATATTACTGAATTAGGTGAGATATTCAACGTACAAGCGAATGCAGCGGCGTATATTGAGACACTTAAAGCACGCGAGAATGCCTTGTCGGCCCGAGCTAGCGCTGAAACGATCAATTATGCATCATTTTCGGATAATGGTGATGGAACTATTGGAATCTACAACGGAAATGGTGATACGTTTATTGAAAGTGCAATGTCATTAATCAATATGCATAATATGCTGATTAATGAAACCGGCACACTCAGTCTGGAGAAGTTAATCGAGATTAATCCGGATGCGATGATTATTTCGAGGTATGCAGGTGGTATTGATCCTGAGCAGACGATTGAAAAGCTGCTTGCCAACAAACAGGTACAAAACATTAACGCAGTTAAAAACAAAAAAATCTACATTATTGATTTCAACAACTTCTGGGGTTACGGGGATTCCATCTTCACAGGTGTAGAAGGACTCGCTGATGATCTCGGGTTGTAA
- a CDS encoding TetR/AcrR family transcriptional regulator, whose product MPKNTFFRLDETRREEISNSAMHLFVDNLYEDITMKMVLDSLSMHPGTFYRYFEDKDDLYCHLIRNVTQKRAAYFSNSNEDSLYSYFLTGLFGNVNGMVTEPLNELEIKLTKTFSYIPEDILLKVYVNVLKGESFPMIKDILRRMRVDGYLRPDVDDDLISFMFESMQLNLILFFREFDIKDSELQHKISKYFAEFMGHGLLEDHKYSEMVSDLKGERK is encoded by the coding sequence ATGCCAAAAAATACTTTCTTTCGTTTAGACGAAACAAGGCGTGAGGAAATATCGAATAGCGCTATGCATCTTTTTGTTGATAATCTTTACGAGGATATAACTATGAAGATGGTTTTGGATAGTTTGTCCATGCACCCCGGAACATTTTATCGGTATTTTGAAGACAAAGATGACCTTTATTGTCACTTAATACGTAATGTGACCCAGAAAAGAGCTGCATATTTCAGTAACAGTAATGAAGATTCCCTTTACAGCTATTTCCTTACTGGTTTATTCGGTAACGTTAATGGCATGGTGACCGAGCCACTGAATGAGTTGGAAATCAAACTGACTAAAACATTTTCATATATTCCTGAGGACATTTTGCTGAAAGTATATGTGAATGTGTTAAAGGGCGAGTCATTCCCCATGATCAAGGACATTTTACGCCGAATGAGGGTTGATGGATATCTCCGACCGGATGTTGACGACGACCTGATTTCTTTTATGTTTGAGTCAATGCAGCTTAATTTAATCTTGTTTTTTAGGGAATTCGATATTAAGGACTCTGAGCTGCAACATAAGATCAGCAAGTACTTTGCTGAATTTATGGGTCATGGGCTGCTTGAAGATCATAAATATTCTGAAATGGTTAGCGATCTCAAGGGGGAAAGAAAATGA
- a CDS encoding choline esterase: MKTYNAFPEPTGGYTVGRTQMDFEYTASDYSKRELTAFVYYPSDSSEGKTTSTYMFPEVYEMFKEQPLVTALKDVFSIDIKTQCYDDLALSGKEKRYPVLFYVCGGGGSPEWGTVLCTDLASMGYVVVSIGHQNSTMYKRKDGRLFNVSKDFSDVITAFGEDPEMLALAGKMEMRPDDETAIEMCRNVLALPILSKITEYSESQAEDVRYVADYLYKLDSGELNSIFKGRLLLDIGMGIVGHSYGGPTTAMVCRDDDRFTCGIGLDSSAFGLLDSDLKKPFLLLFCEPNYNMNAIIGASNSMETYYFSVDRVAHLDYCDIVFTSVNEELRGKRDVMEMRNLVTDYAKNFFDHYILQKATSVESLSYDGVELIKKTGNK; this comes from the coding sequence ATGAAAACCTATAATGCATTTCCAGAACCAACTGGCGGCTATACTGTCGGTCGAACCCAGATGGATTTTGAGTACACGGCATCAGATTACTCCAAAAGAGAACTGACCGCTTTTGTGTATTATCCGTCTGACAGTAGCGAAGGTAAGACTACATCAACGTACATGTTTCCTGAAGTCTACGAGATGTTTAAAGAGCAGCCACTTGTCACTGCGTTGAAGGATGTTTTCTCTATAGATATCAAGACCCAGTGTTACGACGACCTTGCTCTCTCCGGGAAGGAAAAGCGCTATCCAGTGTTATTCTATGTTTGCGGCGGGGGCGGTTCTCCAGAATGGGGTACAGTGCTCTGTACAGACTTGGCAAGCATGGGGTATGTTGTGGTAAGCATCGGCCATCAGAATAGCACGATGTATAAACGTAAAGATGGGCGACTGTTTAATGTATCCAAGGATTTTTCGGATGTCATTACAGCGTTTGGTGAAGATCCTGAGATGCTGGCGTTGGCTGGTAAGATGGAGATGCGTCCTGACGATGAAACTGCCATTGAGATGTGCCGTAACGTGCTTGCACTACCGATACTTTCCAAGATAACAGAGTATAGTGAATCACAGGCAGAAGATGTAAGGTATGTAGCCGATTATCTTTACAAACTGGATTCTGGAGAGCTGAATTCCATCTTTAAGGGCAGATTGTTGCTTGACATCGGCATGGGCATAGTCGGACATTCTTATGGAGGGCCTACGACGGCGATGGTTTGTCGGGATGACGACCGATTCACCTGCGGGATTGGCTTGGATAGCAGTGCGTTTGGCCTTCTTGACAGCGATCTTAAGAAACCCTTCTTGCTCCTGTTTTGTGAACCTAACTATAATATGAATGCGATTATTGGCGCTAGCAATAGCATGGAAACCTATTATTTCTCAGTTGATCGTGTTGCGCATTTGGATTACTGTGACATCGTGTTTACCAGTGTTAATGAGGAACTCAGAGGCAAACGGGATGTTATGGAGATGCGAAATCTTGTTACAGACTATGCGAAGAACTTTTTTGATCATTACATACTGCAGAAGGCAACAAGTGTGGAAAGTCTGTCATACGATGGTGTGGAATTGATCAAGAAGACCGGCAACAAGTGA
- a CDS encoding cupin domain-containing protein, whose protein sequence is MHYQAIQLNEEFSKLNDLWSPKLIGEMNDYQFKIVKIAGDFEWHVHEETDKLFFVLEGEMIIDFRDGQVKISKGEMYIVPKGVEIKPSAEKECHIMLMEPGSEVNTGGTKAE, encoded by the coding sequence ATGCACTATCAAGCTATTCAATTAAATGAGGAATTTTCGAAATTAAACGATCTTTGGTCTCCGAAACTCATTGGTGAAATGAATGACTATCAATTTAAGATCGTTAAGATTGCTGGAGATTTTGAGTGGCATGTTCATGAGGAGACTGACAAGTTATTTTTTGTGCTCGAAGGGGAAATGATAATTGATTTTCGTGATGGGCAAGTGAAGATTTCCAAGGGCGAGATGTATATTGTCCCTAAAGGAGTCGAGATCAAACCTTCCGCCGAAAAGGAATGTCATATCATGTTGATGGAACCTGGAAGCGAAGTAAACACTGGCGGGACTAAGGCCGAATAA